A single window of Paenibacillus sp. FSL H8-0537 DNA harbors:
- a CDS encoding YjcZ family sporulation protein, with amino-acid sequence MSYNVANAGTGCAPHGVGGAFTSVGSILVLFILLVIITRACWL; translated from the coding sequence ATGAGCTACAATGTGGCAAACGCTGGAACTGGCTGTGCCCCTCATGGTGTAGGCGGAGCTTTTACAAGCGTAGGATCGATTCTCGTACTTTTCATCCTGCTTGTTATTATTACTCGCGCTTGCTGGCTATAG
- a CDS encoding YjcZ family sporulation protein has protein sequence MSYNLAGAGYGHGCSPFTNVGAILVLFILLVIITRAFI, from the coding sequence ATGAGCTACAATTTAGCAGGTGCAGGCTACGGCCACGGCTGCAGCCCCTTCACTAACGTAGGAGCAATTCTCGTCCTTTTCATTCTACTTGTTATCATCACTCGCGCTTTCATCTAA
- a CDS encoding EAL domain-containing protein yields the protein MRVGIAHKLIFTLGALMILSFTLLASIQLMKLYDVSLRQGELVAQNQSNAYISKMSLEINDALIRLEGLQQSLQQMKEYKMADRTEAVRLIENFVREQPYILGVFTVWEPNAFDNRDGNFRNKSSYDDETGRFVPYIVRQADRIVAYPNKNYEQVGDGDYYQIPKQTKKFALLEPYYYDINGERILISSFVYPILDDEGNFLGVVGADISLDMVQQEVEKIRPMGGYATMITAGDSYLANGLDRALVSKPYLPLPDGKSLEELKEQALTIMYTSDPMVSGTVMRLLNPIHIKDQTWYFETIIPKGNMLKDYYKGLSNTIIISLVAFIFTTMLMILLIRKIVLQNIRKVVHVSSALVEGDTNQKLDIDTKDEFEFMAQQFNRMIDHRKASEELIEFQATHDLLTGLPNRYGYTRHIEQIHTVLYSSSKQAALLYIDLDRFKVINDTLDYAMGDQLLKQFADRLKQTIGANGQVFRFGGDEFVVLLNDVNHMNPLLLVADDILFAIAEPIQLNDRLFYITASIGISLQHELTVETGDRMVKEADTALFVAKKQRNTSRLYSPSMKDVSKREQELENGLFPALEGEQFVLYYQPKVDLKSGQIYGAEALIRWRHPEFGMISPLDFIPLAEKTGFIIPLGEWVLRTACKQIKMWEQQGVTALTVSVNMSMLQFQQKHIVETIQSIITEASVRPEQIELELTETIFMDNPDHTLKILRELQQLGIRLSLDDFGTGYSSLSYLQNIPLHYLKLDKSFIHDIVSDFKKQMIFKSLVVIAHNLNMKVVTEGVETDEELQIIRQHKCDLVQGYIYSPPVTAECFIELYHKHVS from the coding sequence ATGAGGGTTGGTATTGCGCATAAATTAATTTTTACATTGGGAGCCCTCATGATCCTGTCTTTCACTTTGCTTGCTTCCATTCAATTAATGAAGCTGTACGACGTTAGCTTGCGCCAAGGGGAACTGGTTGCGCAAAACCAGTCCAATGCTTACATAAGCAAGATGTCCTTAGAGATAAATGATGCCCTAATTAGACTTGAAGGCCTGCAGCAATCCTTGCAGCAAATGAAGGAATATAAGATGGCTGACCGCACAGAGGCAGTCAGGCTTATTGAAAATTTTGTGCGGGAACAGCCTTATATACTTGGTGTTTTTACGGTTTGGGAGCCTAATGCGTTCGATAATCGGGATGGGAATTTTCGCAATAAAAGCAGCTATGATGATGAGACGGGACGTTTTGTTCCCTATATTGTGCGTCAAGCCGATAGGATCGTTGCTTACCCAAATAAGAACTATGAGCAGGTCGGCGATGGGGACTACTACCAAATTCCTAAGCAGACGAAGAAATTCGCTTTATTGGAGCCTTATTATTATGATATTAACGGCGAGCGGATTTTAATTTCGTCGTTTGTTTATCCGATTTTGGATGATGAGGGCAACTTTCTAGGTGTCGTTGGAGCGGATATTTCGCTCGACATGGTGCAGCAGGAAGTGGAGAAAATTCGTCCTATGGGCGGCTACGCGACGATGATTACGGCTGGTGACAGCTACCTTGCTAATGGGCTCGATCGCGCGCTGGTATCCAAGCCCTACTTGCCTTTGCCGGATGGCAAATCTTTAGAGGAGCTGAAGGAGCAGGCCCTGACCATTATGTATACCTCCGACCCTATGGTGAGCGGGACTGTAATGAGGCTGCTTAACCCGATACATATAAAGGATCAAACCTGGTATTTTGAAACGATCATTCCGAAGGGCAATATGCTCAAGGACTATTATAAAGGCTTAAGCAACACCATTATCATTTCCCTGGTTGCTTTTATTTTCACAACGATGCTTATGATACTGCTCATTCGCAAAATCGTGCTCCAAAACATCCGCAAAGTGGTGCACGTGTCCTCAGCGCTAGTGGAGGGCGACACGAACCAGAAGCTGGACATTGACACGAAGGACGAGTTCGAATTTATGGCGCAGCAGTTCAATCGCATGATTGATCATCGCAAGGCGAGCGAGGAACTGATCGAATTTCAAGCGACTCATGATTTGCTAACGGGCTTGCCCAATCGTTATGGCTATACGCGTCATATTGAGCAAATACATACCGTGCTGTACAGCAGCAGCAAGCAGGCAGCGCTGCTTTATATCGATTTGGATCGCTTTAAAGTTATTAACGATACGCTCGATTATGCAATGGGCGACCAACTGCTCAAGCAGTTTGCAGACCGACTTAAACAGACCATTGGTGCCAATGGCCAGGTGTTCCGTTTTGGTGGAGATGAATTTGTCGTGCTTCTGAATGATGTGAATCATATGAATCCGCTGCTGCTTGTAGCCGATGATATTTTGTTTGCGATTGCTGAACCTATCCAATTGAATGACAGGCTTTTTTACATAACCGCAAGTATTGGCATTAGCTTGCAGCACGAGCTGACGGTGGAAACCGGCGACCGTATGGTCAAGGAGGCAGACACGGCGCTTTTTGTCGCTAAGAAGCAGCGCAATACAAGCAGGCTGTACTCTCCATCGATGAAGGATGTTTCAAAGCGGGAGCAGGAGCTGGAGAACGGTCTGTTCCCTGCTCTTGAAGGCGAGCAATTCGTATTGTATTACCAGCCAAAGGTGGATTTGAAATCCGGACAAATATACGGAGCCGAAGCTTTGATCCGCTGGCGCCATCCGGAGTTTGGCATGATCTCGCCGCTTGATTTCATCCCGCTTGCCGAGAAGACAGGCTTCATTATTCCGCTCGGGGAATGGGTGCTGCGAACAGCATGCAAACAAATTAAAATGTGGGAGCAGCAAGGCGTCACAGCGCTGACGGTCAGCGTCAATATGTCAATGCTGCAATTTCAGCAAAAGCATATCGTGGAGACGATCCAATCCATTATTACGGAAGCCTCCGTCCGCCCAGAGCAAATTGAGCTTGAGCTGACGGAGACGATATTTATGGATAATCCCGATCATACGCTTAAAATATTGCGCGAGCTGCAGCAGCTTGGCATTCGGCTTTCTCTGGATGATTTTGGAACGGGTTATTCGTCCCTTAGCTATTTGCAGAACATTCCACTGCATTATCTGAAGCTGGATAAATCGTTTATCCATGACATCGTCTCGGATTTCAAGAAGCAAATGATTTTTAAATCGTTGGTTGTAATCGCCCACAACCTGAACATGAAGGTTGTGACAGAAGGCGTCGAAACGGACGAGGAGCTGCAAATTATTCGCCAGCATAAATGCGACCTGGTACAAGGCTATATTTATAGCCCGCCGGTTACGGCTGAGTGTTTCATCGAACTTTACCACAAGCATGTGTCTTAA
- a CDS encoding GTP-binding protein → MENSKPPVPIYLLTGFLGSGKTTLLKRMLDYWQAEGKKAAVIMNELGDINLDGQEVGDEVPMAEMLGGCICCTIRGDLSLEMKLLMDEHQPDIIVIESTGAANPMEILDGVTEAAMYMRIDLRAVITVVDGPELLRRTRAGKGRTLKLMQDQIRCASFLLLNKVDKLEPEQLVEAQQALRELNTHAQIVATMRCIIDEWSWLDAQQAAAAGSSALLQPANQEHAEAAHACGPGCSHEHDEDHIHHHHSHEQEEPHAHHHHSHDHVMALTHYLQGPVDSVQFEALLNNLPEQVYRAKGIVTFTDTASRFLFQYAYGESDFMKITPQGKVNDVAVFIGEHFSREELIAELSQLENGASSGA, encoded by the coding sequence ATGGAAAATAGCAAACCGCCAGTACCGATCTATTTGCTGACTGGGTTTCTCGGCAGCGGCAAGACGACGCTGTTAAAGCGCATGCTCGATTACTGGCAGGCTGAGGGTAAGAAAGCAGCTGTCATTATGAATGAGCTGGGCGATATTAATTTGGATGGGCAAGAAGTCGGAGACGAAGTGCCGATGGCCGAAATGCTGGGCGGCTGTATTTGCTGCACGATTCGCGGTGACTTGAGCTTGGAGATGAAGCTGCTGATGGATGAGCATCAGCCTGATATCATCGTCATTGAATCGACGGGTGCGGCGAATCCGATGGAAATTTTGGATGGCGTGACGGAAGCGGCCATGTATATGCGCATTGACCTGAGAGCGGTCATTACGGTCGTAGATGGCCCCGAGCTGTTAAGGCGAACTCGTGCCGGCAAAGGACGCACGCTTAAGCTGATGCAGGACCAGATTCGCTGCGCGAGCTTTTTGCTGCTCAATAAGGTGGACAAGCTGGAGCCGGAGCAGCTGGTTGAAGCGCAGCAGGCGCTGCGGGAGCTGAACACCCATGCCCAGATCGTTGCAACGATGCGCTGCATCATAGACGAGTGGTCTTGGCTGGATGCCCAGCAAGCGGCGGCTGCAGGCTCTTCCGCTTTGCTGCAGCCTGCAAACCAGGAGCACGCAGAAGCTGCACATGCCTGTGGTCCAGGCTGTTCCCATGAGCATGATGAGGATCATATCCATCACCATCATTCGCATGAGCAGGAAGAGCCGCACGCGCATCACCATCATTCGCATGACCATGTAATGGCGCTGACCCATTATTTACAGGGGCCTGTTGATAGTGTCCAGTTTGAGGCGCTGCTGAACAATCTGCCGGAGCAGGTGTACCGGGCGAAGGGTATCGTTACGTTCACGGATACAGCGAGCCGTTTTTTGTTTCAATATGCCTATGGGGAAAGCGATTTTATGAAAATAACACCGCAGGGGAAAGTCAATGATGTAGCCGTGTTTATTGGCGAGCATTTTTCCCGGGAAGAGCTGATTGCCGAGCTTTCGCAGCTGGAGAACGGCGCTTCATCTGGGGCATAA